In Paenibacillus sp. 1781tsa1, one DNA window encodes the following:
- a CDS encoding flagellar brake protein, whose product MFPKINEILYIQIASADEKEEHKEYKSRIADMDESSFLIEVPMQQGSSRLKRLFFGEELSISYITEDGVRHYFNTFVTGFEEDVVRLVRIRKPLSSDISKIQRRSFLRVHANLELAIQSEDLTRAVGLTEDIGGGGLSIYGEAGFSIAEGQKLKCWLLVPYRNSIIEHVNFEAEVVRIKTLETGRQLCMLKFVQISDSERQKIIKFCFERQLDYRTK is encoded by the coding sequence TTGTTTCCTAAAATAAATGAAATTTTATACATCCAGATTGCTTCTGCAGATGAAAAAGAGGAACACAAAGAGTACAAATCACGCATTGCAGACATGGATGAAAGCAGTTTTCTGATCGAAGTTCCGATGCAACAAGGAAGCAGCCGTCTGAAAAGGCTCTTTTTCGGAGAAGAATTGTCTATTTCATATATTACGGAGGATGGAGTCCGGCATTATTTTAATACCTTTGTTACAGGATTTGAAGAAGATGTGGTTCGTCTTGTTCGTATCCGTAAACCTCTTTCGAGCGATATTTCCAAAATACAACGTCGTAGCTTTCTTCGTGTTCATGCAAACCTCGAATTGGCCATCCAGAGTGAAGATCTGACCCGTGCCGTTGGATTGACTGAAGATATCGGTGGCGGTGGATTGTCCATCTACGGCGAAGCGGGGTTTTCAATAGCTGAAGGTCAAAAATTGAAATGCTGGTTGCTTGTTCCGTACCGGAATTCAATCATTGAACATGTGAATTTTGAAGCTGAAGTTGTGCGGATCAAAACCCTGGAAACCGGCAGACAACTATGCATGCTGAAATTTGTGCAGATCTCAGATTCGGAGCGCCAGAAAATTATCAAGTTTTGTTTCGAACGGCAACTGGACTATCGCACGAAATAG